One window from the genome of Oncorhynchus kisutch isolate 150728-3 linkage group LG21, Okis_V2, whole genome shotgun sequence encodes:
- the gen1 gene encoding flap endonuclease GEN homolog 1, producing MGVHDLWSILGPVRESVPLYSLTGKTLAVDLSLWVCEAQHVQAMMGKVTKPHLRNLFFRVSSLTLMGVKLVFVMEGEAPKLKAETMSKRTDMRFGVFDKSGPKKQTTKTTNRGRFNAVLRECAEMLDCLGVPWVTAAGEAEAMCAFLDAQGLVDGCITNDGDAFLYGAQTVYRNFNMNTKDPQVDCYRTSRVETELQLARETLVGLAILLGCDYIPKGIPGVGKEQALKLIQTLKGQTLLQRFSQWREEGVVAPELVLKKVPHCHLCRHPGSAKAHERSGCVLCDSKHFCEPQDYDYQCPCHWHCCEQTRQASSTDASIRKKTLASDKFPFTEIINEFLVDKDKPVHNFKWRKPNMLLMQNFAYNKMEWPKHYTSEKVLVLMTYTELMNRKHGRATLSLIKPLRIWKPRVRNAIASFEIIWSKPDHYVFSEDHPEDSQDEVRTVEEEALFRLAYPHVVELYLREKAENKTKKKKPKGKKDKPSDHCDVSDLLAKMSLHSSTADNNTQQPSAVAAALTITTSNNSVLVLEGPESESPKKHLDPGKDHPRLEVRLGAQIQEVMSPPSFTSSGKIPEAATSPSVSVVMDALHLSDIDWESQSFTSSPPPQAAGARTATDPKSLQTTNDSVQERITKLGPSTDLRAAEAVPGPCYAECSLRNRVLMRNTCKSVNMADNDDVTIIHVNSQSAAPPDLIDSNNSGPKPMALIPIKSSNDSKPSEQPLVCGKKATLVDKDQSIALLHKPQPAHHISKPISLNSTQTGPVTATQKGPVTATQTQGAKQHGAGEPKPPQKYRFVKKAISSSALPQRSHSEPSDTQPGRDDRNVKSHQETKKSVCARVCSSSEDSDTENQCRGGGQSRAKVKPKSRHRCQYLTDYSLKPTSKPSTSTKAAWDTVTAQPLRPRAVSASMGEQPIRGSSVSTIGKCQDVHPIRVDDDIVFIPSPVSPVTMSDGDDSVICSKSPLPLAERVKLKFLK from the exons ATGGGTGTGCACGACCTGTGGTCTATTCTGGGGCCGGTTCGGGAGTCGGTGCCGTTGTACAGCCTCACCGGAAAGACCCTGGCCGTGGACCTTAGCCTGTGGGTCTGCGAGGCCCAGCACGTCCAAGCAATGATGGGGAAAGTCACCAAACCTCACCTCCG CAATCTGTTTTTTAGAGTTTCCTCTCTCACACTGATGGGGGTAAAGCTAGTTTTTGTCATGGAGGGAGAGGCCCCCAAACTCAAAGCAGAGACCATGAGCAAGAGGACAGACATGAGATTTGGGGTGTTCGACAAGTCAGGCCCTAAAAAACAAACTACAAAGACCACCAACAGGGGTCGCTTCAATGCTGTGCTGAGAGAG tGTGCAGAGATGCTGGACTGTCTGGGTGTCCCCTGGGTGACAGCGGCAGGAGAGGCCGAGGCCATGTGTGCCTTTCTGGATGCCCAGGGCCTGGTGGACGGCTGCATCACCAACGATGGGGACGCTTTTCTCTACGGAGCGCAGACCGTCTACAGAAACTTCAACATGAACACCAAG GATCCACAGGTGGATTGTTACAGGACTTCTAGGGTGGAGACAGAGCTGCAGCTAGCCAGGGAGACACTCGTGGGTCTGGCCATCCTTCTGGGCTGTGATTATATTCCTAAG GGTATACCAGGAGTTGGGAAAGAGCAAGCTCTAAAACTCATACAGACATTGAAAGGACAAACACTTTTACAAAG ATTCAgccagtggagggaggagggcgtGGTTGCGCCAGAGTTGGTCCTAAAGAAGGTCCCTCACTGCCATTTGTGTCGCCATCCTG ggTCAGCCAAGGCTCACGAGCGCAGTGgctgtgtgttgtgtgacagcAAGCACTTCTGTGAGCCTCAAGACTATGACTACCAGTGTCCTTGTCACTGGCACTGCTGTGAGCAGACACGACAGGCCTCTTCAACAGATGCCAGCATCAGGAA GAAAACACTGGCAAGTGATAAATTCCCTTTTACAGAG ATCATAAATGAATTTCTGGTAGACAAAGACAAGCCTGTCCACAATTTCAAATGGAGGAAACCGAACATGCTATTAAtgcag AACTTTGCGTACAATAAGATGGAGTGGCCTAAACACTATACCAGTGAGAAGGTTCTGGTCCTGATGACGTACACTGAGCTGATGAACAGAAAACATGGAAGAGCGACGTTGTCTCTGATAAAACCTCTACG TATATGGAAGCCAAGAGTAAGGAATGCAATCGCCAGCTTTGAAATCATCTGGAGTAAGCCAG ATCACTATGTGTTTTCTGAGGACCACCCTGAGGACAGCCAGGACGAGGTGAGGACGGTGGAGGAAGAGGCTCTGTTCCGCCTGGCCTACCCACATGTGGTGGAGCTGTACCTCAGGGAGAAGGCTGAGAACAAGACCAAGA AGAAGAAACCAAAGGGTAAGAAAGACAAGCCTTCGGATCACTGTGATGTTTCTGACCTCCTGGCCAAGATGTCTTTGCACAGTTCCACTGCTGACAACAACACCCAACAACCCTCTGCCGTGGCAGCAGCACTGACCATTACAACAAGTAACAACTCAGTGTTGGTCCTGGAGGGTCCAGAGTCAGAGTCTCCAAAAAAGCATCTGGATCCTGGTAAAGACCATCCCCGCTTAGAAGTACGTCTTGGAGCTCAGatacaggaagtgatgtcacctCCGTCTTTCACTTCCTCTGGGAAGATTCCAGAAGCAGCGACCTCTCCGTCTGTTTCCGTGGTGATGGATGCTCTTCACCTGAGTGACATCGACTGGGAGTCTCAGTCATTCACGTCCTCCCCGCCCCCGCAGGCTGCTGGCGCTCGCACTGCCACTGACCCCAAGTCACTCCAAACCACAAATGATAGTGTCCAAGAAAGGATCACAAAACTGGGCCCCTCTACTGATCTCAGAGCAGCAGAGGCCGTACCAGGGCCATGTTATGCAGAGTGTTCGCTGAGGAACAGGGTCCTAATGAGAAACACATGCAAGTCTGTGAACATGGCAGACAATGATGACGTCACCATCATACATGTAAACTCCCAGTCAGCAGCACCCCCTGATTTAATTGATTCTAACAACAGTGGCCCCAAGCCAATGGCACTGATACCCATTAAAAGCAGCAATGATTCCAAGCCATCAGAACAGCCGCTGGTGTGTGGCAAGAAAGCCACACTTGTTGATAAGGACCAGAGCATTGCATTGCTCCATAAGCCTCAACCTGCTCATCACATCTCAAAACCTATCTCATTGAACTCAACACAAACAGGCCCAGTCACAGCAACACAAAAAGGCCCAGtcacagcaacacaaacacaagGGGCTAAACAACATGGTGCCGGTGAACCAAAGCCTCCACAGAAGTACAGATTCGTAAAGAAGGCCATATCATCTTCCGCTCTGCCACAAAGGAGCCACTCTGAACCTAGCGACACACAGCCTGGTCGGGATGACAGGAACGTGAAGTCACATCAAGAAACCAAGAAGAGTGTGTGTGCCAGAGTGTGTTCATCGAGTGAGGACAGTGACACAGAGAACCAGTGTCGGGGAGGAGGGCAGAGCAGGGCCAAAGTCAAACCCAAAAGCAGGCACAGGTGCCAATACCTCACAGACTACTCACTGAAACCCACCTCCAAACCCAGCACCTCTACAAAGGCAGCCTGGGACACAGTGACAGCCCAGCCCCTCAGGCCTAGAGCTGTGTCTGCCAGTATGGGTGAACAACCAATACGAGGCAGCTCTGTGTCTACCATAGGGAAGTGCCAGGATGTTCATCCAATTAGAGTTGATGATGACATTGTGTTCATTCCAAGCCCCGTTTCCCCAGTGACTATGTCTGATGGTGATGACTCAGTGATTTGCAGCAAGAGCCCACTGCCATTGGCAGAGAGGGTGAAGCTGAAGTTCCTGAAATGA
- the si:ch211-51e12.7 gene encoding collagen alpha-3(V) chain isoform X1, whose amino-acid sequence MGMTQNVSVKCFVSRTATLMDADTEQVTDNTETSQNASEEPISENKSRGRGGFKGRGQGFRIGRGVMHGGRGLMMKGFGPPERGRGDRGRGGDMNGFGPMRRGMGRMRPYPDMRGRRGGRVALMGRAGPMGRGGLMGRGGPMGRGGPMGRGSPIGRGGPIGRGGPMGMGPPPPPPMHLRGPYPPMHRHGPPPPPPLGHPGFRGHPPHPRGRGMSPGPPRHFHPRGPRGYHNGPASPPHHPPPGRGQRWPGPPGGRRF is encoded by the exons atgggcatgaCACAAAATGTAAGTGTCAAGtgttttgtgtcaagaactgcaacgctg ATGGATGCAGATACAGAGCAGGTGACGGACAACACAGAAACTTCCCAAAATGCATCTGAGGAGCCCATATCAGAAAACAAATCCAG GGGTCGTGGTGGGTTCAAAGGGCGTGGCCAGGGGTTCCGGATTGGTCGAGGAGTCATGCATGGTGGACGGGGCCTGATGATGAAAGGATTTGGCCCACCCGAACGAGGCAGGGGGGATAGAGGACGGGGTGGGGACATGAATGGGTTTGGACCCATGAG gagagggatggggaggatgcGGCCGTACCCAGACATGAggggcaggagaggagggagggtcgcTCTGATGGGGAGGGCCGGGCCTATGGGGAGGGGCGGTCTGATGGGGAGGGGCGGTCCGATGGGGAGGGGCGGTCCTATGGGAAGGGGCAGTCCTATAGGGAGAGGCGGACCTATAGGGAGAGGCGGACCTATGGGCATGGgtcctcctccacccccacccatGCACCTGAGAGGCCCCTACCCACCAATGCACAG ACACGGCCCCCCTCCGCCTCCCCCCCTGGGCCACCCTGGTTTTAGAGGGCACCCACCACACCCCAGAGGAAGAGGCATGTCCCCCGGACCCCCACGCCACTTCCACCCCAGGGGCCCCAGAGG CTACCACAATGGACCAgcttctcctcctcatcatccccCACCTGGCAGAGGCCAGAGGTGGCCAGGGCCCCCTGGTGGCCGACGGTTTTAA
- the msgn1 gene encoding mesogenin-1: protein MESVSEDIANMDCDIEVVTSKMLSEWDWKTQERAFGNGHDSLESTSPESSFDSMCSSPEMSSSSTGHQSFGNVSYGVTGHSSTPCATLKQIKPKMSTKRRMKASEREKMRMRSLAEALHQLRDYLPPDYSKRGQPLTKIQTLKYTIEYINELSDILNHA from the coding sequence ATGGAGAGCGTGTCTGAGGATATTGCTAACATGGATTGTGACATTGAAGTTGTTACATCAAAAATGCTTTCTGAATGGGATTGGAAGACGCAGGAAAGGGCTTTTGGGAACGGGCATGATTCTCTTGAATCCACATCACCAGAATCATCATTCGATTCAATGTGCTCTTCGCCCGAGATGTCCTCAAGCTCAACTGGGCATCAGAGCTTCGGAAATGTATCCTATGGTGTAACAGGACACAGCTCAACCCCGTGCGCAACGTTGAAACAAATCAAACCGAAGATGTCGACCAAGAGACGCATGAAGGCGAGCGAGAGGGAGAAGATGCGAATGAGGAGCCTAGCAGAAGCTTTGCACCAGCTCCGCGACTACTTGCCTCCAGATTACAGTAAAAGGGGACAACCTCTGACCAAAATTCAAACTCTCAAATACACCATTGAGTATATAAATGAACTTTCGGACATCCTCAACCACGCGTAA
- the si:ch211-51e12.7 gene encoding collagen alpha-1(III) chain isoform X2 gives MDADTEQVTDNTETSQNASEEPISENKSRGRGGFKGRGQGFRIGRGVMHGGRGLMMKGFGPPERGRGDRGRGGDMNGFGPMRRGMGRMRPYPDMRGRRGGRVALMGRAGPMGRGGLMGRGGPMGRGGPMGRGSPIGRGGPIGRGGPMGMGPPPPPPMHLRGPYPPMHRHGPPPPPPLGHPGFRGHPPHPRGRGMSPGPPRHFHPRGPRGYHNGPASPPHHPPPGRGQRWPGPPGGRRF, from the exons ATGGATGCAGATACAGAGCAGGTGACGGACAACACAGAAACTTCCCAAAATGCATCTGAGGAGCCCATATCAGAAAACAAATCCAG GGGTCGTGGTGGGTTCAAAGGGCGTGGCCAGGGGTTCCGGATTGGTCGAGGAGTCATGCATGGTGGACGGGGCCTGATGATGAAAGGATTTGGCCCACCCGAACGAGGCAGGGGGGATAGAGGACGGGGTGGGGACATGAATGGGTTTGGACCCATGAG gagagggatggggaggatgcGGCCGTACCCAGACATGAggggcaggagaggagggagggtcgcTCTGATGGGGAGGGCCGGGCCTATGGGGAGGGGCGGTCTGATGGGGAGGGGCGGTCCGATGGGGAGGGGCGGTCCTATGGGAAGGGGCAGTCCTATAGGGAGAGGCGGACCTATAGGGAGAGGCGGACCTATGGGCATGGgtcctcctccacccccacccatGCACCTGAGAGGCCCCTACCCACCAATGCACAG ACACGGCCCCCCTCCGCCTCCCCCCCTGGGCCACCCTGGTTTTAGAGGGCACCCACCACACCCCAGAGGAAGAGGCATGTCCCCCGGACCCCCACGCCACTTCCACCCCAGGGGCCCCAGAGG CTACCACAATGGACCAgcttctcctcctcatcatccccCACCTGGCAGAGGCCAGAGGTGGCCAGGGCCCCCTGGTGGCCGACGGTTTTAA